The genomic segment CGGTGCGCTGGCCGTGCTTCTACGGCATCGACTTCGCCTCGCGCGCGGAACTGATCGCCAACGGCGTCGACGCGGACGGTGTACGCCGTTCGATCGGCGCGGATTCGCTCGGTTACGTCTCGCTGGAGGGCCTGATCGCGGCCTCCGAGCAGCCGAAATCCCGGCTGTGCTCGGCCTGCTTCGACGGGGAGTACCCGATCCCCCTGCCGGACGACGCGCTGATCGGCAAGCACCTGCTGGAAGGCATGAACGGCGCCGCGGCCGCCGAAGGTGCCGCCAAACCCGTCACTCCTGCGGGGTACGGTGCCGAAGACGCCGTCCGGCGTCCCTAGCCGATTTTCTCCCAAGGACGGAGACCGCTTTCGTGAGCGAGTCCACGAACGCCACCTACGCCGCGGCCGGCGTCAGCATCGATGCCGGTGACGAGGCCGTCGAGCTGCTCAAACCGCATGCCCAGCGGGCGACGCGGCCGGAGGTGCTCGGCGGGGTCGGCGGGTTCGCCGGGCTCTTTTCGCTGAAGCTGGACCGCTGGACCGAGCCGGTGCTGGCCTCCTCCACCGACGGCGTCGGCACCAAGATCGCCGTGGCGCAGGCGCTGGACAAGCACGACACGGTCGGTATCGACCTGGTCGCCATGGTGGTCGACGACCTGGTGGTGACCGGGGCCGAGCCGCTGTTCCTGCAGGACTACATCGCCGTGGGCAAGGTGGTGCCGAAGAAGATCGAGGCGCTGGTCGGCGGCATCGCGGAAGGCTGCGTGCAGGCCGGCTGCGCGCTGCTCGGCGGGGAGACCGCCGAGCACCCCGGGATGATGGGCGAGCACGACTACGACATCTCGGCGACCGGGGTCGGCGTGGTCGAGGCCGCTGACGTGCTCGGGCCGGAGCGGGTGCGCCCCGGCGACGTGGTCATCGCGATGGGTTCTTCCGGACTTCACTCGAACGGGTACTCTTTGGCGCGCCACGTGCTGCTGGAGATCGCCCGGATGCCGCTGGACGGGCAGGTCGAGGAGTTCGGCCGCACGCTCGGCGAGGAACTGCTGGAGCCGACCCGCATCTACGCGAAGGACTGCCTGGCGCTGGCTGCCGAGACCGAGGTGCGCACGTTCGCGCACATCACCGGCGGTGGCCTGGAGGCGAACCTCGCGCGCGTGATGCCGCGCGGGCTGACCGCTTCGCTGGAACGCGGCACGTGGACGCCGGCGCCGGTGTTCGCGCTGATCGCGCACCGCGGCCGGGTGGAGCGGGCCGAGATGGAGAAGACGTTCAACATGGGCGTCGGCATGGTCGCCGTGGTGGCGCCCGAGGAGGTCGACCGCACGCTCGCCGTGCTGACCGCGCGCCACGTGCCGGCGTGGGTGCTCGGCGACGTCCGCCCCGCCGAGGACCCCGACGGTCCGCGGGCGGTGCTGTCCGGTGACCACCCCCGGTTCTGACCTGCGCGTCGGCTCCCGGTTCGTGATCCCGGCCGGGGAGTTGAGCGAGCGGTTCTCGCGGTCTTCGGGGCCGGGCGGGCAGGGCGTCAACACCACGGATTCGCGGGTGGAACTCTCGTTCGACGTGGCGCACTCGGCTGCTGTGCCGGAGTCACTGCGTGCGCGGCTACTGGAGCGGCTCGCCGGACGGCTGGTGGATGGTGTGCTGACGATCGCGGCGAGTGAGCACCGGGCGCAACTCGCGAACCGGGAAGCCGCGCGGGCGCGGTTGGTGATGGCTTTGTCGGAAGCCGCTGCGCCGCCTCCGCCGCCTCGGCGTCCTACTAAGCCGACGCGGGGGTCTAAAGAGCGGAGGATCGCGGCTAAGAAGCGGCGGTCGGATGTGAAGAAGAAGCGGCGGTCTGGGTTTGAGGATTGAGGGGTGTGTGGGGCCCGCCCCGGTTTTTTAGTGTGACTACGGCGAAGGCCTCCATGTCAAGGCGGGAATGATGCCTTGACATGGAGGCCTTCGCCGTGTTTTGGCTGTGGACCGGGGTGGGGTGGGGGGTCTGGGCGGATGCTCCTGTTGGTGCCCCGGGTGGCGGTCGCGTTGGGGGCCGGTCGTGTGGGGTGGCTGGGGCGGTGTCACGAATGTGGCTTTGGGGGCCGAATCCGCCCCGAAAGCCACATTTGTGTCCCTGGGGGGTTCGTGACACGGCTATTCCCCGATCCAGTGGTATTGGCGTTCTGGGCGGCCGGTGCCGCCGTAGCGTAGGCGTACGTCGGCTTTGCCGGTGTCGGCGAAGTACTCGAGGTATCGGCGGGCGCTGGGGCGCGAGAGTTCTGTGGCTTGCGCGCATTCTGTGGCGGACAGGCCGTCCGGGCGGGCGCGTAGGGCTTGTTCGACCAGTTCCGCGGTTTGCTGCGTGAGGCCTTTCGGCAACACGCTGGCGCCGCGCGGGCGGGCGGCGAAGACGTCGTCCACGTCTTCCTGGTTCGACACTTCCCGTCGTTCCGACAACCGTGCGAGTTTTGCTTGCAGGGCAGCGAAATGTTGCAGTTGGTCCCGTAGCGCCGCGGCCGAGAACGGTTTGATCAGGTAGTGCAGAACCCCGCCGCGCATGGCGTTTCGGACGGTGTCGACGTCACGGGCGGCGCTGATGATCACCACGTCCGTGTCCACTGTGGAGGGATCGGCCCGCAACGAACGCAGGACCGCGATGCCGTCCATGTCGGGGAGGTAGATGTCCAGCAGTACCAGGTCCGGGCGCAGGTCGCGGACGGCGCGCAGGGCGTCCGCGCCGGTGTGGGCGACGCCGACGACGCTGAAGCCGGTCACCCGTTCGACGTATCCACTGTGGACCTTCGCGACCATGAAGTCGTCGTCCACCACCAGCACCCGGATCATCGCGCCACCCGCTCCGCGACCAGCGGCAGCACGGCGGTGAACACCGCACCACCGGAGTTGTGCACCTCGACCGTGCCACCGCGCCGGATGCAGGTCTGCCTGGTCAGCGCCAAGCCGAGCCCGCGCTGACCACCGTGCTCGGCGGCCTTCGTGGTGAAGCCGTGTGCGAACACCTCGGTGGCGATTTCCGGCGCCACCCCCGGTCCCGAGTCCCGCACCACCACCTCCACCTGCGACTCACCGTGCCGGATGCCGATTTCGATCCAGTCCCCGAGATTCGGCCCGGCGGCGCGCAGCGCGTCCAGCGCGTTGTCCACCAGGTTGCCGACCACGGTGACCAGGTCACCGGAGAGCCGCTCGTCCACCGGCCCCAGTCTGCTGTCGTCGGTCAGCCGCAGCCCGGCGCCCTGCTCGGCGGCGAGGCTGGCCTTGGCGATCAGCAGCGCCGCCACCGCGATGTCGGCCACCCGGCTGGTCACCTTGTCCTGCCACTCGCCCTGCTCGTGCGCTACCAGGTCGACGTACTCGCGCACCTCGTCGTATTCGCCCAGCTCGATCAGCCCGGCGATGGTGTGCAGCCGGTTGGTGAACTCGTGGGCCTGCGCGCGCAGCGTGTCGGTGGCACGGGAGCTGGCCGCCAGTTCCTCGCGCAGGTTGACCAGCTCGGTCCGGTCGCGCAGCGTGGCCACGGCGCCCAGTTCGGCGATCGGCAACCGGTTGAGCACCAGCACCCGCCCGGCCCGCAGCACGATCTGGTCCACCCCCTCGGCCCGGCCGGTGAGCACGTCCTTCAGCCGTTCGTTGATCTCCAGGTCGGCGACCGCGGTGCCGACGCACTCGTCCGGCAGCGCCAGCAGCTCCCGCGCGTGGTCGTTCACCAGGGTGATCCGGTGCTGCTGGTCCAGGCCGAGCACCCCTTCCTTGATGCCGTGCAGCAGCGCCTCGCGGTGCTCGGCCAGTCCGGCGATCTCCCGCGGCTCCATGCCCAGCGTCTGCCGCTTGACCCGCCACGCCAGCAGCGCCGAACCGGCGATGCCCAGCACGGTGGCGATGCCGAGCAGCGCGAGCGCGTCACCGGCGGAGTTGCCGATGCCCTCGAAGAAGCCGGGCGTGGCCTTGCCCGCGGCCACGATGCCGTCGACCGTGCCGCGGTCGCTGATCACCGGCACGTGCGCGACCAGCGAGCCGTCGAGCTCGCCGACCCAGGCGCGGCCGCTGGTGA from the Amycolatopsis magusensis genome contains:
- the purM gene encoding phosphoribosylformylglycinamidine cyclo-ligase, which produces MSESTNATYAAAGVSIDAGDEAVELLKPHAQRATRPEVLGGVGGFAGLFSLKLDRWTEPVLASSTDGVGTKIAVAQALDKHDTVGIDLVAMVVDDLVVTGAEPLFLQDYIAVGKVVPKKIEALVGGIAEGCVQAGCALLGGETAEHPGMMGEHDYDISATGVGVVEAADVLGPERVRPGDVVIAMGSSGLHSNGYSLARHVLLEIARMPLDGQVEEFGRTLGEELLEPTRIYAKDCLALAAETEVRTFAHITGGGLEANLARVMPRGLTASLERGTWTPAPVFALIAHRGRVERAEMEKTFNMGVGMVAVVAPEEVDRTLAVLTARHVPAWVLGDVRPAEDPDGPRAVLSGDHPRF
- the arfB gene encoding alternative ribosome rescue aminoacyl-tRNA hydrolase ArfB, with the translated sequence MTTPGSDLRVGSRFVIPAGELSERFSRSSGPGGQGVNTTDSRVELSFDVAHSAAVPESLRARLLERLAGRLVDGVLTIAASEHRAQLANREAARARLVMALSEAAAPPPPPRRPTKPTRGSKERRIAAKKRRSDVKKKRRSGFED
- a CDS encoding response regulator; amino-acid sequence: MIRVLVVDDDFMVAKVHSGYVERVTGFSVVGVAHTGADALRAVRDLRPDLVLLDIYLPDMDGIAVLRSLRADPSTVDTDVVIISAARDVDTVRNAMRGGVLHYLIKPFSAAALRDQLQHFAALQAKLARLSERREVSNQEDVDDVFAARPRGASVLPKGLTQQTAELVEQALRARPDGLSATECAQATELSRPSARRYLEYFADTGKADVRLRYGGTGRPERQYHWIGE
- a CDS encoding sensor histidine kinase produces the protein MQRGSLARQLLGWQLVIVFALLACVALFSVAQSNKSFADVEGRRLLSVAENVAATPGVRENLPDPLRRDPLPVFAEGARSLSGADFVIITDRARRIITSPDPKQVGTTLDLGDSMITSGRAWVGELDGSLVAHVPVISDRGTVDGIVAAGKATPGFFEGIGNSAGDALALLGIATVLGIAGSALLAWRVKRQTLGMEPREIAGLAEHREALLHGIKEGVLGLDQQHRITLVNDHARELLALPDECVGTAVADLEINERLKDVLTGRAEGVDQIVLRAGRVLVLNRLPIAELGAVATLRDRTELVNLREELAASSRATDTLRAQAHEFTNRLHTIAGLIELGEYDEVREYVDLVAHEQGEWQDKVTSRVADIAVAALLIAKASLAAEQGAGLRLTDDSRLGPVDERLSGDLVTVVGNLVDNALDALRAAGPNLGDWIEIGIRHGESQVEVVVRDSGPGVAPEIATEVFAHGFTTKAAEHGGQRGLGLALTRQTCIRRGGTVEVHNSGGAVFTAVLPLVAERVAR